A single window of Arcobacter venerupis DNA harbors:
- a CDS encoding SH3 domain-containing protein, with protein MKRIKLVTFLFFIVLNLHAEESVQTQMQNVDKLDVLDKQSKEFFNAITGLQKDYLEEQVSAIKNKKDTTGVNPSNQQVQTIIKEEPKLSQEDYEKYVFTHQNDMARLTTDFTRTKKLKDLKIKSMYSFNGKDYVVLKLEDETATAKKTLSNELSANIEGRYIVGDSILEHKIVSINTRTKSVELYKKLDEEYGYTIYLSNYGISVSDLKKIPKVEEKKDTENTPKKEEIKAMIKDETSIKKAFAQVSTKEDTQLPLAKSSNNEHSSCLYTVKKTNLNVRNSNNTNAKILRVLKQNDQFTIKQKQADWVQLDTIYKKISGDVMLVANENNWLQIIDNNVNATDSNCM; from the coding sequence ATGAAGAGAATAAAATTAGTTACATTTCTATTTTTTATAGTACTAAATTTACATGCAGAAGAATCAGTTCAAACACAGATGCAAAATGTTGATAAGTTAGATGTTTTAGATAAACAATCAAAAGAGTTTTTTAATGCAATTACAGGACTTCAAAAAGATTATTTAGAAGAACAAGTAAGTGCCATAAAAAATAAAAAAGATACTACAGGTGTTAATCCAAGTAATCAGCAAGTCCAAACAATTATAAAAGAAGAACCAAAACTTTCCCAAGAAGATTATGAAAAATATGTATTTACTCATCAAAATGATATGGCAAGACTTACAACAGATTTTACAAGAACAAAAAAATTAAAAGATTTAAAAATTAAAAGTATGTATTCTTTTAATGGAAAAGATTATGTAGTCTTAAAACTTGAAGATGAAACGGCAACTGCTAAAAAAACTTTAAGTAATGAATTAAGTGCTAATATTGAAGGAAGATATATTGTTGGGGATTCAATTTTAGAACATAAAATAGTGAGTATTAATACAAGAACAAAAAGTGTAGAGCTATATAAAAAACTTGATGAAGAGTATGGATATACAATTTATTTAAGCAATTATGGTATTTCAGTAAGTGATTTAAAGAAAATCCCTAAAGTAGAAGAAAAAAAAGATACAGAAAATACTCCTAAAAAAGAGGAAATTAAAGCAATGATTAAAGATGAAACTTCAATCAAAAAAGCTTTCGCACAAGTTTCTACAAAAGAAGATACACAACTTCCTCTAGCAAAAAGTTCTAATAATGAGCATTCAAGTTGTTTATATACTGTGAAAAAAACCAATTTAAATGTTAGAAATTCTAATAATACTAATGCGAAAATATTAAGAGTTTTAAAACAAAATGATCAATTTACAATAAAACAAAAACAAGCAGATTGGGTACAACTTGACACAATTTATAAAAAGATTTCAGGTGATGTAATGTTAGTTGCAAATGAAAATAATTGGCTTCAAATTATTGATAATAATGTAAATGCTACTGATTCAAATTGTATGTAG
- the purT gene encoding formate-dependent phosphoribosylglycinamide formyltransferase codes for MKFPAPLKSDSIKIMLLGSGELGKEVIIEAQRLGIETIAVDSYNNAPAQLVANKAYTINMKNKNEILDVIRREKPTFILPEVEAINIQALFEAEKEGFHIIPNADAVNKTMNRKNIREFAAIELKLPTSKFEFVTTFEALQKAASNIGFPCVIKPVMSSSGHGQSVARSVSDLEKSWEIAKEARGDASELIVEEFITFDYEITMLTVRNGKETVFCEPIGHIQKDGDYIFSWQPMNMSEVAIAKSQEIAKKITDGLGGRGIFGVELFVKGDDVYFSEVSPRPHDTGMVTMITQSASEFALHVRAVLGLPIDFITYGAGASAAYKASADSFNPQIDIFDSSFTKDSIIRVFGKPQSHVGRRMAVALTFDKDSSDVALQKAKEIIGNFTDK; via the coding sequence ATGAAATTTCCCGCACCGTTAAAATCTGACTCTATAAAAATTATGCTTCTTGGAAGTGGAGAACTTGGTAAAGAAGTGATAATAGAAGCTCAAAGATTAGGAATTGAAACAATTGCAGTTGATAGTTATAATAACGCACCGGCCCAACTTGTGGCAAATAAAGCATATACAATAAATATGAAAAACAAAAATGAAATTCTTGATGTAATAAGAAGAGAAAAACCTACTTTTATACTTCCAGAAGTTGAAGCTATTAATATTCAAGCACTTTTTGAAGCTGAAAAAGAAGGCTTTCATATAATTCCAAATGCAGATGCTGTTAATAAAACTATGAATAGAAAAAATATTAGAGAATTTGCAGCTATTGAGTTAAAACTTCCAACAAGTAAATTTGAATTTGTTACAACATTTGAAGCCTTACAAAAAGCTGCTTCTAATATTGGTTTCCCTTGTGTTATTAAACCTGTTATGAGCTCATCTGGACATGGACAAAGTGTTGCAAGGAGCGTTTCTGATTTAGAAAAATCTTGGGAAATTGCAAAAGAAGCTAGAGGTGATGCTAGTGAATTAATTGTTGAAGAGTTTATCACTTTTGATTATGAAATCACTATGTTAACTGTTAGAAATGGTAAAGAGACAGTATTTTGTGAACCAATAGGCCATATCCAAAAAGATGGTGATTATATCTTCTCTTGGCAACCTATGAATATGAGTGAAGTTGCAATTGCTAAATCTCAAGAAATCGCTAAAAAAATCACGGATGGTTTAGGTGGACGTGGAATTTTTGGAGTTGAACTATTTGTAAAAGGTGATGATGTTTATTTCTCAGAAGTAAGCCCTCGACCACACGATACTGGAATGGTTACTATGATTACTCAAAGTGCTAGTGAGTTTGCACTTCACGTAAGAGCTGTTTTAGGTTTACCAATTGATTTTATAACTTATGGAGCAGGAGCTAGTGCTGCATATAAAGCAAGTGCAGACAGTTTTAATCCTCAAATTGATATTTTTGATTCATCATTTACAAAAGATTCAATTATTAGAGTATTTGGAAAACCTCAAAGTCATGTGGGAAGAAGAATGGCCGTTGCCTTAACTTTTGATAAAGATTCAAGTGATGTTGCTTTACAAAAAGCAAAAGAGATTATTGGAAATTTTACAGACAAGTAA
- a CDS encoding glucosaminidase domain-containing protein, with product MLNLCLIASLQTYGIGKGFPKEYYEIKDINKAKEYFFEHLYGLILNENLKIKEEKELVKDILTSNILNIDFDSSAFYKLLEIKQKYKIKNIYTLQEYQKKIDLIPPSMALAQAAVESAWGRSRFIQEANNIFGHWTYNSQIGILPRRRDIGATHFVRVFETLKDSVSAYMLNLNRNLAYKSFRDKRSFFKKEKLDGLELSQTLLNYSGIAQDYLKILKDIISLNNLQDYDNRFYQQINN from the coding sequence ATGCTAAACCTTTGCCTAATTGCTTCATTACAAACATATGGAATAGGCAAAGGGTTTCCTAAAGAGTATTATGAGATAAAAGATATAAACAAGGCAAAAGAGTATTTCTTTGAACATTTGTATGGTCTTATTTTAAATGAAAATTTAAAAATAAAAGAAGAAAAAGAATTAGTAAAAGATATTTTGACTTCAAATATCCTAAATATTGACTTTGATTCATCTGCATTTTATAAGCTGCTAGAAATTAAACAAAAATATAAAATTAAAAATATTTATACTCTTCAAGAATATCAAAAAAAGATAGATTTGATTCCTCCTTCTATGGCTCTTGCACAAGCAGCAGTTGAAAGTGCTTGGGGAAGAAGCAGATTTATTCAAGAAGCTAATAATATCTTTGGACATTGGACTTACAACTCTCAAATTGGAATACTTCCAAGAAGAAGAGATATTGGTGCCACCCATTTTGTAAGAGTTTTTGAAACTTTAAAAGATTCAGTTTCAGCATATATGCTTAATTTAAATAGAAACTTGGCATACAAATCTTTCCGAGATAAACGATCTTTTTTTAAAAAAGAAAAATTAGATGGATTAGAACTTTCTCAAACACTTTTAAACTATTCAGGAATCGCGCAAGATTATTTAAAAATATTAAAAGATATAATCTCCTTAAATAATCTTCAAGACTATGATAATAGATTTTATCAACAAATCAATAATTAA
- the dapF gene encoding diaminopimelate epimerase → MTYTKYSASGNDFVIFHTILEKDYSSDAIKLCNRTEGIGADGLVVIIPSSQADFKWLFYNSDGSHAAMCGNATRAVSHYAFTNNLVTSNEMQFLTGAGLIKSCVENDIVETQLTQAKVLKEEFTQDGFTWYLVDTGVPHLVTIVDDLEFYNHDLCAKMRYEHNANVNFAKIEKGIIKVRTYERGVEGETLACGTGMAACFLRANQLKLVEDCTFVYPKSGEQLTLSRKNGTIYFKGAVKKVFVTTI, encoded by the coding sequence ATGACATATACAAAATATAGTGCAAGTGGAAATGACTTTGTAATTTTTCACACTATTTTAGAAAAAGATTATTCAAGTGATGCTATAAAATTATGTAATAGAACAGAAGGAATTGGTGCAGATGGATTAGTTGTAATAATCCCATCTTCTCAAGCTGATTTCAAATGGTTATTTTATAATAGTGATGGTAGCCATGCTGCTATGTGTGGAAATGCAACAAGAGCTGTTTCACATTATGCTTTTACAAATAATTTAGTTACATCAAATGAAATGCAGTTTTTAACAGGAGCTGGTTTAATAAAATCATGCGTTGAAAATGATATTGTTGAAACTCAATTAACACAAGCAAAAGTTCTAAAAGAAGAGTTTACTCAAGATGGATTTACTTGGTATTTAGTTGATACAGGTGTTCCTCATTTAGTAACTATCGTAGATGATTTAGAATTTTATAATCATGATTTATGTGCAAAAATGAGATATGAACACAATGCAAATGTTAATTTTGCAAAAATAGAAAAGGGTATTATAAAAGTTAGAACCTATGAAAGAGGTGTTGAGGGTGAAACCCTTGCATGTGGAACTGGAATGGCTGCATGTTTCTTAAGAGCAAATCAATTAAAACTTGTGGAAGATTGTACTTTTGTTTATCCAAAAAGTGGTGAGCAATTAACACTTTCAAGAAAAAATGGCACTATTTATTTCAAAGGTGCTGTTAAAAAAGTTTTTGTAACAACAATTTAA
- the coaE gene encoding dephospho-CoA kinase (Dephospho-CoA kinase (CoaE) performs the final step in coenzyme A biosynthesis.), with product MSNDLFKNAIALTGGISTGKSTVCNLFKLHGFLTIDADLIAHKLLDINSNKIASMFGEQYVGNGKVLRKELGKIIFSNEENKLKLEALLHPLIKDEIIKESKIFEEQNKPYFVDIPLFFEKMHYPISKSLVIYTPKEIQIQRLMKRDNIDEDEAKLKISNQMDIEEKRKLADMVIDNSQNLKHLQNEVERIIGEII from the coding sequence ATGAGTAATGATTTATTTAAAAACGCTATCGCCTTAACTGGTGGAATATCAACAGGGAAAAGTACTGTTTGTAACCTTTTTAAACTTCACGGTTTTTTAACAATTGATGCTGACTTGATTGCACATAAATTATTAGATATAAATTCTAATAAAATTGCTTCTATGTTTGGAGAACAATATGTAGGAAATGGGAAAGTTTTAAGAAAAGAACTAGGGAAAATTATATTTTCAAATGAAGAGAATAAACTAAAATTAGAAGCCCTACTTCACCCATTAATAAAAGATGAAATCATTAAAGAATCAAAAATATTTGAAGAACAAAATAAACCATATTTTGTAGATATTCCATTATTTTTTGAGAAAATGCATTATCCAATTTCAAAATCTTTGGTAATTTATACTCCAAAAGAGATACAAATCCAAAGACTTATGAAAAGAGATAATATTGATGAAGATGAAGCAAAATTAAAAATATCAAATCAGATGGATATTGAAGAAAAAAGAAAATTAGCTGATATGGTAATTGATAATTCACAGAATTTAAAACATCTTCAAAACGAAGTTGAACGAATCATCGGAGAGATAATATGA
- a CDS encoding spermidine synthase: MKDNNAFNEMMVHLPLCTHKEASNVLIIGTADADMKDQAAKHSKVSNIEFGDTSLLTSKNEKNIDVIILTDVKINELLLANIERILKDDGLIAFASKAFSRDEDQLFADLKLAGTKFWIAMPFKFGHNTSIIASKRYHPTADINLQRADLLDGLDYYSADIQLASFVFPAAEHRALTGIAKR; encoded by the coding sequence ATGAAAGATAATAACGCATTTAATGAAATGATGGTACATTTACCATTGTGTACACACAAAGAAGCTTCTAACGTTCTGATTATTGGAACTGCTGATGCAGATATGAAAGATCAAGCCGCTAAACATTCTAAAGTTTCAAATATCGAGTTTGGAGATACTTCTCTTTTAACATCAAAAAATGAAAAAAATATTGATGTAATAATTTTAACTGACGTAAAAATTAATGAACTTCTACTTGCAAATATTGAAAGAATTCTAAAAGATGATGGTTTAATAGCTTTTGCTTCAAAAGCATTTTCAAGAGATGAAGATCAATTATTTGCTGATTTAAAACTAGCTGGAACAAAATTCTGGATTGCTATGCCATTTAAATTTGGTCATAATACTTCAATTATTGCTTCAAAAAGATATCACCCAACAGCAGATATAAATCTTCAAAGAGCTGATTTATTAGATGGATTAGATTACTATTCAGCTGATATTCAATTAGCTTCTTTTGTATTCCCAGCAGCGGAACACAGAGCCTTAACTGGTATTGCAAAAAGATAA
- the purM gene encoding phosphoribosylformylglycinamidine cyclo-ligase, translated as MATVSYKDAGVDIDTGNQFVENIKPYVKSTMIPGVLGGIGSFAGAFELPSGYKKPVILSGTDGVGTKLKLAIDAKKFDTVGIDLVAMCSNDLLCNFGEPLFFLDYYATAKLDVNEATQVVKGIAEGCIRSECALVGGETAEMPGMYKEGDFDLAGFCVGIAEKDELNRIDKIKAGDTLIALPSSGVHSNGFSLVRKLLLEKLGMSLDDDFQGKPLKDVLLEPTRIYVKEFKANKDKINALAHITGGGITENLPRVLPDNLKAVVKRADVRVLPIFEFMGQHVELEEMYRTFNMGVGMVLVVSAENVDAVLSNTDGYVIGHIAEGAKCVEFI; from the coding sequence ATGGCAACAGTTAGTTACAAAGATGCTGGGGTTGATATTGATACTGGAAATCAGTTTGTAGAAAATATCAAACCTTATGTAAAATCAACAATGATTCCTGGAGTTCTAGGTGGAATAGGTTCATTTGCTGGTGCATTTGAATTACCAAGTGGTTACAAAAAACCAGTAATTCTATCTGGAACAGATGGAGTTGGTACAAAACTAAAACTTGCAATTGATGCAAAAAAATTTGACACAGTTGGAATTGATTTAGTTGCTATGTGTTCAAACGATTTATTATGTAACTTTGGAGAACCATTATTTTTCCTAGATTATTATGCAACTGCAAAACTTGATGTTAATGAAGCTACACAAGTTGTTAAAGGTATTGCTGAGGGTTGTATTAGAAGCGAGTGCGCACTTGTTGGTGGTGAAACTGCTGAAATGCCAGGAATGTATAAAGAGGGTGATTTCGATTTAGCTGGTTTTTGTGTTGGAATTGCAGAAAAAGATGAGTTAAATAGAATTGACAAAATCAAAGCTGGCGATACATTAATTGCATTACCATCTTCTGGTGTTCATTCAAATGGTTTTTCATTAGTTAGAAAACTTTTACTTGAAAAATTAGGAATGTCTTTAGATGATGATTTCCAAGGAAAACCACTTAAAGATGTATTACTTGAACCAACAAGAATTTATGTAAAAGAGTTCAAGGCTAACAAAGATAAAATCAATGCATTAGCGCATATTACTGGTGGTGGAATTACTGAAAACTTACCAAGAGTTTTACCTGATAATTTAAAAGCAGTTGTAAAAAGAGCAGATGTAAGAGTTTTACCAATTTTTGAATTTATGGGACAACATGTAGAACTAGAAGAGATGTACAGAACATTTAATATGGGTGTTGGAATGGTTTTAGTTGTAAGTGCTGAAAATGTTGACGCTGTTTTATCTAACACTGATGGATATGTTATTGGACATATTGCTGAGGGTGCTAAATGTGTTGAATTTATCTAA
- a CDS encoding glyceraldehyde 3-phosphate dehydrogenase NAD-binding domain-containing protein: MKIKVLLNGVGRIGKAILKIMLENKNFEIVAINEINPYLENIVYSINHDSTYGNISDKFKIIENNFIENSCSKIKILNHKNLNDIDLSNIDIIIDASGVKEDINLLKSLPVQAIFLTHQSAKADINIILGVNEQNLDSNIHKIISTSSCNATALLPALKIIDENYEILCGDIVTIHPLLNHQRVLDGNFVSSQTRDVEYNFEFGRSSTQNIIPNKTTTISACSYVLPKINAELISSSSLRVPTDTVGVINVTLMTKKECSKDEVIRIFEEYEKNQKFPIVLNNYEPLVSSDFKKENKTTIIDHRYTDVKNNHLIKLLVWYDNEWGYASKVVDILNYYKGIKKG, encoded by the coding sequence ATGAAAATAAAAGTTCTGTTAAATGGTGTAGGTCGTATTGGAAAAGCTATTTTAAAAATAATGCTTGAAAATAAAAACTTTGAGATAGTTGCAATTAATGAAATAAATCCATATCTTGAAAACATAGTTTATTCAATAAACCATGATTCAACATATGGAAATATTTCAGATAAATTCAAAATAATAGAGAATAATTTTATTGAAAATTCTTGCTCAAAAATCAAAATATTAAATCATAAAAATTTAAATGATATTGATTTATCAAATATAGATATTATAATTGATGCAAGTGGAGTAAAAGAAGATATTAATCTTCTAAAAAGCCTTCCTGTTCAAGCTATTTTTCTAACTCATCAAAGTGCTAAGGCAGATATAAATATCATTTTAGGTGTGAATGAACAAAACCTTGATTCAAATATTCATAAAATCATATCAACCAGTTCATGTAATGCAACAGCACTACTTCCAGCACTAAAAATTATTGATGAAAATTATGAAATTTTATGTGGGGATATTGTAACTATTCATCCTCTTTTAAATCATCAAAGAGTTCTTGATGGTAACTTTGTTTCTAGTCAAACAAGAGATGTTGAGTATAACTTTGAATTTGGAAGATCATCTACTCAAAATATAATTCCCAATAAAACAACTACAATAAGTGCTTGTTCTTATGTATTACCTAAAATCAATGCTGAGCTAATTTCATCAAGTTCATTAAGAGTTCCTACAGATACGGTTGGAGTTATAAATGTAACTTTAATGACAAAAAAAGAGTGTTCAAAAGATGAAGTTATTAGAATATTTGAGGAATATGAAAAGAATCAAAAATTCCCAATTGTATTAAATAATTACGAGCCACTTGTTTCAAGTGATTTTAAAAAAGAGAATAAAACAACTATTATAGACCATAGATATACAGATGTTAAAAATAATCATCTGATAAAACTTTTGGTTTGGTATGACAATGAATGGGGTTATGCTTCAAAGGTTGTGGATATTTTAAACTATTATAAAGGCATAAAAAAAGGGTAA
- a CDS encoding DODA-type extradiol aromatic ring-opening family dioxygenase, whose protein sequence is MNPTLFISHGAPNIILSDIASKKNIKELAEKLEMPKYIIIFSAHYLTKDLKIISPYTNKIMYDFYGFEEELYKVRYEINSDEKLTFELIEKLKKSNINISIDENRKSYDHGVWNVLALMYEKLSIPVLQLSIPISYNIEQLINLGVVLQQFKDEALIICSGGITHNLGDARMHLNIQDYATKFNDDIIDIIENAKDDELRNIQNNINFYKNHPSTEHFLPLFIAYGNAIDKKGKSFNKEMIYSNISMESFIFDEKELIN, encoded by the coding sequence ATGAATCCAACACTATTTATTTCACATGGCGCTCCAAATATAATTTTGAGTGATATTGCATCTAAAAAAAATATAAAAGAATTAGCTGAAAAATTAGAAATGCCAAAATATATTATTATATTTTCAGCACATTATTTGACAAAAGATTTAAAGATTATTTCACCCTATACAAATAAGATAATGTATGATTTTTATGGTTTTGAAGAAGAGTTATATAAAGTAAGATATGAGATAAATAGTGATGAAAAATTAACTTTTGAGTTAATTGAAAAATTGAAAAAAAGCAATATTAATATCTCAATAGATGAAAATAGAAAAAGTTACGACCATGGAGTTTGGAATGTATTAGCATTAATGTATGAAAAACTCTCAATTCCAGTACTACAGCTAAGTATTCCTATTTCATATAATATAGAACAGCTTATTAATTTAGGAGTTGTACTTCAACAATTTAAAGATGAAGCTTTGATTATCTGTAGTGGTGGAATTACTCATAATTTAGGTGATGCCAGAATGCATTTAAATATACAAGATTATGCAACAAAATTTAATGACGATATTATAGATATTATTGAAAATGCAAAAGATGATGAATTAAGAAATATTCAAAATAATATAAATTTTTATAAAAATCATCCATCAACAGAGCATTTTTTACCACTATTTATTGCCTATGGTAATGCTATAGATAAAAAAGGAAAATCTTTCAACAAAGAGATGATTTATTCAAATATCTCAATGGAGAGTTTTATATTTGATGAAAAAGAGCTAATTAATTAA
- a CDS encoding YceI family protein → MKIFKLGLASLVASSALFAGTYNVDASHSNVGFKVKHLMISNVTGKFDKFNGKFEYDEKTKTLKSLEGNVSVASINTEDAKRDTHLKSADFFDEVNNPTLTYKLEKIEGDTAYGKLTIRGITKDVKLDFENNGTAIDPWGNTRVALELSGKINRKDFGLNWNKALEAGGVLVDETVKLNIEVEGILSK, encoded by the coding sequence ATGAAAATTTTTAAATTAGGTTTAGCTTCTTTGGTAGCTTCAAGTGCTCTTTTTGCAGGTACATATAACGTTGACGCAAGTCACTCAAATGTTGGGTTTAAGGTTAAACACTTAATGATCTCTAATGTTACTGGTAAGTTTGACAAATTCAATGGTAAATTTGAATACGATGAAAAAACTAAAACTTTAAAAAGTTTAGAAGGTAATGTTAGTGTTGCTTCAATCAATACTGAAGATGCTAAAAGAGATACTCATTTAAAATCTGCTGATTTCTTTGACGAAGTTAACAACCCTACTTTAACTTACAAATTAGAAAAAATTGAGGGTGACACTGCTTATGGTAAGTTAACTATTAGAGGTATTACTAAAGATGTTAAACTTGATTTTGAAAACAATGGTACTGCTATTGATCCTTGGGGAAACACTAGAGTTGCTTTAGAATTATCTGGTAAAATTAACAGAAAAGATTTTGGTCTTAATTGGAACAAAGCTTTAGAAGCTGGTGGTGTTTTAGTTGACGAAACTGTTAAATTAAACATTGAAGTTGAGGGTATCTTATCTAAGTAA
- a CDS encoding MarR family winged helix-turn-helix transcriptional regulator — translation MNKKSLKTYGLRTDKAMKTVVRLEKASLKITNLTVNYLSKHNLTFNQFKVLEVLYHLGDLNIGSITKITMSTPGNITVVVKNLKRDEWITSIKDPNDSRASILSITQKGKDIIEEVFPTHSSNLTKSMEVLSDNELDTLYDLLDKVYRAN, via the coding sequence ATGAATAAAAAATCGTTAAAAACTTATGGTTTAAGAACAGACAAAGCTATGAAAACAGTTGTTAGATTAGAAAAGGCTAGTTTAAAAATAACAAATTTGACAGTAAATTATTTATCAAAACATAATCTCACGTTTAATCAGTTTAAAGTACTAGAAGTTTTATATCATCTTGGTGATTTAAACATTGGTTCAATTACGAAAATAACAATGAGTACACCTGGAAATATTACAGTTGTTGTAAAAAATTTAAAAAGAGATGAATGGATTACTTCAATAAAAGATCCAAATGACAGTAGAGCATCAATTTTATCAATTACACAAAAAGGTAAAGATATTATTGAAGAAGTATTTCCAACTCATTCAAGTAATTTAACAAAATCAATGGAAGTTTTAAGTGATAATGAACTTGATACTTTATACGATTTATTAGATAAGGTGTACAGAGCGAATTAA
- a CDS encoding pirin family protein, which translates to MLKKLPKENMGTSNLGWLESRFHFSFAEYRNSNNINFGVLRVLNDDIVHPNSGFDTHPHANMEIISYVVDGEITHKDSMGNAETLKRGEVQYLSAGDGIFHSEHNWNKTKDLRLLQIWIIPPKSGLPRLYGSKNFKETDRKNKLLNIVSSQDGNADIKIYQDINMYVSELEANKTIDFDIKNNRQIYFVQIEGTASINGINLNNGDAMEIVDVSKLEVKALSNSHFLFIEMKTI; encoded by the coding sequence ATGTTAAAAAAATTGCCAAAAGAAAATATGGGAACATCAAATTTAGGTTGGTTAGAGAGTCGTTTTCACTTCTCATTTGCAGAATATAGAAATTCAAATAATATAAATTTTGGAGTGCTAAGAGTTTTAAATGATGATATTGTTCATCCAAACTCAGGGTTTGATACACATCCCCATGCAAATATGGAAATAATCTCTTATGTGGTTGATGGTGAAATTACACACAAAGATTCTATGGGAAATGCAGAGACTTTAAAAAGAGGAGAAGTTCAATATTTAAGTGCGGGGGATGGAATATTTCATAGTGAACATAATTGGAATAAAACAAAAGATTTAAGACTTTTACAAATTTGGATTATTCCACCTAAATCAGGACTTCCAAGACTTTATGGCTCTAAAAACTTTAAAGAAACTGATAGAAAAAATAAATTATTAAATATAGTTTCAAGCCAAGATGGAAATGCAGATATAAAAATTTATCAAGATATAAATATGTATGTTAGTGAATTAGAAGCTAATAAAACTATAGATTTTGATATTAAAAATAATAGACAAATTTATTTTGTGCAAATTGAAGGAACAGCTTCAATAAATGGAATAAATTTAAATAACGGCGATGCAATGGAAATAGTAGATGTTAGTAAGCTAGAAGTTAAAGCTTTAAGTAACTCTCATTTTTTATTCATCGAAATGAAGACAATATAA
- a CDS encoding NADPH-dependent FMN reductase, translated as MILIFVASLNENMKLANTIKADLDKQSIDSKIINLVELNLPMYDTFKEQNDGIPLVALDLAKEMEKASAYVIVSPEYNYGVPPVLVNTIAWISRIGDDFRALFTLKTIQLATHSGSGGEDLLNSLRSQFTRLGSIVMPREIIATYVNHVKEDSLEKILVQFTNLIKG; from the coding sequence ATGATATTAATATTTGTAGCAAGTCTAAATGAAAATATGAAACTTGCAAATACTATAAAAGCAGATTTAGACAAACAAAGTATAGATTCAAAGATAATTAACTTGGTAGAACTTAACTTACCAATGTATGATACTTTTAAAGAACAAAATGATGGAATTCCTCTAGTTGCATTAGATTTAGCAAAAGAGATGGAAAAAGCAAGTGCTTATGTTATTGTATCACCTGAATACAATTATGGTGTTCCACCTGTATTAGTAAATACAATTGCATGGATTTCAAGAATTGGTGATGATTTTAGAGCATTATTTACTTTAAAAACTATTCAGTTAGCAACTCACTCTGGAAGTGGTGGAGAGGATTTATTAAATTCTTTAAGAAGTCAATTTACAAGATTAGGTTCTATTGTTATGCCAAGAGAAATTATAGCAACTTATGTAAACCATGTAAAAGAAGATAGCTTAGAAAAAATATTAGTCCAATTTACAAATTTAATAAAAGGATGA